One Arthrobacter sp. StoSoilB20 DNA segment encodes these proteins:
- a CDS encoding sugar phosphate isomerase/epimerase family protein: MPRPYTLFTGQWADLPFEEVARLASGWGYDGLEIAVSGDHLDAWRWDEPGYVESKLAVLEKYNLKVWAISNHLKGQAVCDDPIDFRHEAIVGSKVWGDGDPEGVRQRAAEEMKHTARLAKALGVDTVVGFTGSSIWQYVAMFPPVPEKVIDAGYQDFADRWNPILDVFDECGVRFAHEVHPSEIAYDYWTTVRTLEAIGHRPAFGLNWDPSHFMWQGIDPVSFIWDFKDRIYHVDCKDTKLRPTGRNTVMGSHLPWGDPRRGWDFVSAGRGDVPWESSFRALTAIGYDGPISIEWEDAGMDRLHGAPEALAALKKFDFPASQTSFDAAFSSKD; encoded by the coding sequence ATGCCCCGCCCGTATACCCTGTTCACCGGCCAGTGGGCCGACCTCCCGTTCGAGGAAGTCGCACGGCTGGCTTCCGGCTGGGGATATGACGGCCTGGAAATCGCCGTCTCCGGAGACCATTTGGACGCCTGGCGTTGGGATGAGCCCGGCTACGTCGAATCCAAGCTCGCCGTCCTGGAGAAGTACAACCTGAAGGTTTGGGCCATTTCCAACCACCTCAAGGGCCAGGCAGTTTGCGATGACCCCATCGACTTCCGCCATGAAGCCATTGTTGGTTCCAAGGTGTGGGGCGACGGCGATCCTGAAGGCGTCCGCCAGCGCGCCGCCGAGGAAATGAAGCACACGGCCCGCCTCGCCAAAGCGCTCGGGGTGGATACCGTCGTCGGGTTCACCGGTTCCTCCATCTGGCAGTACGTCGCCATGTTCCCGCCGGTACCGGAAAAGGTCATCGACGCCGGTTACCAGGACTTCGCCGACCGCTGGAACCCCATCCTGGATGTCTTCGACGAATGCGGTGTCCGCTTCGCCCACGAAGTCCACCCCTCCGAAATCGCCTACGACTACTGGACCACCGTCCGGACCCTCGAAGCGATCGGCCATCGTCCTGCGTTCGGCTTGAACTGGGATCCTTCCCACTTTATGTGGCAGGGCATCGACCCCGTGTCCTTCATCTGGGACTTCAAGGACCGGATTTACCATGTGGACTGCAAGGACACCAAGCTCCGCCCCACCGGCCGCAACACCGTGATGGGTTCCCACCTGCCGTGGGGCGATCCCCGACGCGGCTGGGACTTCGTCTCCGCAGGACGCGGCGACGTTCCGTGGGAATCGTCCTTCCGGGCCCTCACCGCCATCGGCTACGACGGCCCTATCTCCATAGAATGGGAGGACGCAGGAATGGACCGGCTCCACGGGGCCCCCGAAGCCCTGGCCGCACTGAAGAAGTTCGATTTCCCGGCGTCGCAAACCTCCTTCGACGCCGCGTTCAGCAGCAAGGACTAG
- a CDS encoding Gfo/Idh/MocA family oxidoreductase, translated as MTTCGNTPLGVAAIGYAFMGKAHSNAWRNVASFFDVPAFEQKVLVGRDADAVAEAAAKYGWAESATDWRSVIERDDIHIIDICAPGWMHAEIAIAALEAGKHVLVEKPLANTLGEAELMTAAAAKARSRGVQSMIGFNYRRVPALALARELISEGRLGTIRHIRAAYLQDWLTDPESPMSWRLRKETAGSGALGDIASHAIDQILYLLGDDVTEVSGRLRTFVDQRPGAEGPEDVTVDDAAWVNLSLASGAIASVEASRVATGQKNSLRLEIYGSLGALTFDLENLNELNFLDTTVPVREQGFRRILVNEPEHPYLGAWWPQGHIIGWEHTFTHQIRDFLTAIAAGESPSPSFEEGLNVQHILAAVEESAAANSSLIQLNASVLEGA; from the coding sequence GGCAATCGGCTACGCGTTCATGGGCAAGGCCCACTCGAACGCGTGGCGGAACGTCGCCAGTTTCTTCGATGTCCCGGCCTTCGAGCAGAAAGTGCTTGTTGGCCGGGACGCCGACGCCGTTGCTGAAGCGGCCGCCAAGTACGGCTGGGCAGAATCGGCAACCGACTGGCGGTCGGTGATCGAACGGGACGACATCCACATCATCGACATCTGCGCACCGGGCTGGATGCACGCCGAAATCGCCATCGCGGCGTTGGAAGCCGGCAAGCACGTGCTCGTGGAGAAGCCGCTGGCCAACACTTTGGGTGAAGCCGAGTTGATGACCGCAGCCGCCGCGAAGGCCCGGTCCCGCGGTGTTCAGTCCATGATCGGCTTCAACTACCGGCGGGTTCCGGCCTTGGCGTTGGCACGCGAACTCATTTCCGAAGGCCGCCTCGGCACCATCCGCCACATCCGCGCCGCTTATCTGCAGGATTGGTTGACCGACCCCGAATCCCCTATGAGCTGGCGCCTCCGCAAGGAAACCGCGGGCTCCGGAGCCTTGGGCGACATCGCCTCGCATGCCATCGACCAGATTCTCTACCTTCTGGGTGATGACGTCACGGAGGTTTCGGGCCGCCTGCGCACCTTCGTGGACCAGCGCCCCGGCGCAGAAGGTCCAGAGGATGTCACGGTCGACGACGCCGCCTGGGTCAACCTCTCGCTCGCCTCCGGGGCAATCGCTTCGGTGGAAGCCTCCCGGGTAGCGACGGGCCAAAAGAACTCCCTCCGGCTCGAAATCTACGGTTCGCTCGGTGCGCTGACCTTTGACCTCGAGAACCTGAACGAACTGAACTTCCTGGACACCACAGTGCCCGTCCGCGAACAGGGTTTCCGGCGGATCCTGGTCAACGAACCCGAGCACCCGTACTTGGGCGCGTGGTGGCCTCAGGGACACATCATCGGCTGGGAGCACACGTTCACGCATCAGATCCGGGACTTCCTCACCGCGATCGCGGCCGGCGAGTCGCCGTCGCCGTCGTTTGAAGAGGGCCTGAACGTCCAGCACATCCTGGCCGCTGTGGAAGAGTCCGCAGCCGCAAACAGCTCACTGATCCAGCTCAACGCATCCGTTCTTGAAGGAGCCTGA